The Marinifilum sp. JC120 genome window below encodes:
- a CDS encoding ATP-dependent metallopeptidase FtsH/Yme1/Tma family protein, whose product MNSFAKNLLVWVTIMLVMIVLFNLFNQPQTSQLKLSYTDFLSRVDEGEVLQVKIQGQKISGVMVGDKRFVTYNPEDPALVQNLIKNKIEVVAEPEEEAPWYMTLFISWFPMLLLVGVWIFFMRQMQGGGGGKGGAMSFGRSKARLINEETARVTFEDVAGVDEAKDELSEVVQFLSEPKKFTRLGGRIPKGVLLVGPPGTGKTLLARAVAGEAGVPFFSISGSDFVEMFVGVGASRVRDLFAQGKKNAPCLIFIDEIDAVGRQRGAGLGGGHDEREQTLNQLLVEMDGFESNEGVILIAATNRPDVLDPALLRPGRFDRQVVVPTPDVQGRAHILKVHTRKTPLAGEIDLDVIARGTPGFSGADLENLVNEAALYAAKNNQDYVKMVDFEEAKDKVLMGRERRSLILTDEEKRTTAYHEAGHALIARLLENCDPVHKVTIIPRGRALGVTQQLPVDDRHNYNKGYLEDTLVMLLGGRVAEEIILNQVTTGASNDIERATKMARSMVCQWGMSEKLGPMTFGESQDQVFLGKELVQHKDFSEDTSRLIDSEVRRIIDTAYETANKLLSENEDILHLLSDALLDRETITGADIDTLMEGGELAPVETVTQVKPAAAARAYGSTPKSGYTPVSESEKDEDADKEDFSFDEQPAETEKEDEFKLSEESNESEETERKEEKAKEVKAEDAKASEDKKSSE is encoded by the coding sequence TTGAATAGTTTTGCCAAGAATCTCTTGGTCTGGGTAACCATTATGTTGGTGATGATTGTATTGTTCAATCTGTTTAACCAGCCACAGACTTCCCAGCTCAAACTTTCCTACACCGACTTTTTAAGCAGGGTCGATGAAGGAGAGGTCCTTCAAGTTAAGATTCAGGGGCAGAAAATCAGCGGGGTAATGGTCGGTGACAAACGTTTTGTCACTTATAACCCTGAAGATCCGGCCCTTGTTCAGAATCTGATCAAAAACAAAATTGAAGTTGTGGCTGAGCCGGAAGAAGAGGCCCCATGGTATATGACATTGTTCATATCATGGTTTCCTATGTTGCTTCTGGTCGGTGTCTGGATCTTTTTCATGCGCCAGATGCAAGGCGGCGGTGGAGGAAAGGGCGGGGCCATGTCCTTCGGCCGTTCCAAGGCGCGGTTGATCAATGAAGAGACTGCACGCGTAACATTTGAAGATGTTGCCGGAGTTGATGAAGCCAAGGATGAACTTTCCGAGGTCGTTCAGTTTCTCAGCGAACCCAAGAAATTCACCCGTCTCGGCGGACGCATCCCCAAGGGTGTGCTGCTGGTGGGCCCCCCCGGTACCGGTAAAACACTGCTTGCCCGCGCTGTTGCCGGTGAAGCTGGTGTGCCTTTCTTTTCCATTTCCGGTTCCGACTTTGTTGAAATGTTTGTCGGTGTCGGTGCTTCCCGTGTGCGTGATCTTTTCGCACAGGGTAAGAAAAATGCACCCTGCCTGATCTTTATTGATGAAATTGATGCTGTGGGCCGTCAGCGTGGCGCAGGCCTCGGCGGCGGGCATGATGAGCGTGAACAGACTTTGAACCAGTTGCTGGTTGAAATGGACGGTTTTGAGTCCAACGAAGGTGTTATCCTCATTGCTGCAACCAACAGACCTGATGTCCTCGACCCCGCATTGCTGCGTCCCGGTCGTTTTGACAGGCAGGTTGTTGTGCCTACTCCTGACGTTCAGGGCCGTGCGCATATCCTTAAGGTTCATACCCGCAAGACCCCTCTTGCAGGTGAGATCGACCTTGATGTTATCGCTCGTGGTACTCCCGGTTTTTCCGGTGCAGACCTTGAAAACCTCGTTAACGAGGCTGCCTTGTATGCTGCTAAGAATAATCAGGACTACGTCAAAATGGTGGATTTCGAAGAAGCCAAAGACAAAGTTCTCATGGGCCGTGAACGCCGCAGCCTGATTCTTACCGATGAAGAGAAAAGGACCACTGCCTATCATGAGGCCGGTCATGCTCTCATCGCCAGACTGCTTGAAAATTGCGACCCCGTACATAAAGTTACCATCATTCCTCGTGGCCGTGCTCTGGGTGTTACCCAGCAGTTGCCCGTGGATGACCGCCATAACTATAATAAAGGCTATCTTGAAGATACTCTTGTTATGCTGCTTGGCGGACGTGTGGCTGAAGAAATTATCCTTAATCAGGTTACCACCGGGGCCAGTAATGATATTGAGCGTGCTACCAAGATGGCCCGTTCCATGGTTTGCCAGTGGGGTATGAGTGAGAAGCTCGGTCCCATGACTTTCGGTGAAAGTCAGGATCAGGTTTTCCTTGGTAAAGAGCTTGTTCAGCATAAGGATTTCAGTGAAGATACTTCCCGCCTCATTGATTCAGAGGTCAGAAGGATTATTGACACTGCTTATGAAACAGCCAACAAACTGCTCAGCGAAAATGAGGACATCCTGCATCTGCTTTCCGATGCCCTTCTGGATCGTGAAACCATTACCGGTGCTGATATTGACACCCTCATGGAGGGCGGCGAGCTTGCTCCGGTTGAGACTGTTACTCAGGTGAAGCCTGCTGCAGCGGCAAGAGCTTATGGTTCCACCCCCAAGTCCGGCTACACACCTGTTTCCGAATCTGAAAAGGATGAGGATGCAGACAAGGAAGATTTTTCCTTTGATGAGCAGCCTGCTGAAACTGAAAAAGAAGATGAATTCAAGCTCTCAGAAGAATCTAACGAATCTGAAGAGACTGAAAGAAAAGAAGAGAAAGCTAAAGAAGTTAAAGCTGAAGATGCCAAAGCTTCTGAAGATAAAAAGAGTTCCGAATAA
- the argH gene encoding argininosuccinate lyase, which translates to MADNKLWGGRFAAKTAQSVEDYTESVSYDQNLYREDISGSQAHARMLAEQGVLTAEEAETLVKGLDQVLEEIESGKFEWKKEMEDLHMNIESRLTEIVGAVGGKLHTGRSRNDQVATDFRLHVLRSLDAWKTALEKLIAVFTAKADENREVLLPGYTHLQPAQPVSLAHHMLAYAWMFKRDHSRVVDCIKRADVCPLGAAALAGTTYPLKPATSAKFLGMEDTFRNSLDAVSDRDFVMEAMFAGSLVMTHLSRICEELIIWANPCFGFIKLPDEFSTGSSIMPQKKNPDVCELMRGKTGRVYGDLFSLMTTCKGLPLAYNRDMQEDKEPFFDCDKTVHASVVIMADMMDAMGFNPENMESALKKGFLNATELADYLVGKGIPFREAHHITGSAVAKAEAESRGLEDMSLEDLKTFSDKIEEDVFEVLSYEAAVRRRVSPGSTGPESVDAQIVELKAWLDK; encoded by the coding sequence ATGGCAGATAATAAATTATGGGGCGGCAGATTTGCTGCCAAGACAGCCCAGTCCGTAGAAGATTATACTGAATCCGTAAGCTACGACCAGAACCTGTACCGCGAAGATATTTCCGGTTCTCAGGCCCATGCCCGGATGCTGGCAGAGCAGGGTGTGCTTACCGCAGAAGAGGCCGAAACTCTGGTCAAAGGCCTTGATCAGGTGCTGGAAGAGATCGAATCCGGAAAATTTGAATGGAAAAAGGAGATGGAAGATCTCCACATGAACATTGAAAGCAGATTGACCGAGATTGTAGGTGCTGTGGGCGGTAAACTGCATACCGGACGTAGCCGTAACGATCAGGTTGCAACAGATTTTCGTCTGCACGTTTTGCGTTCCCTTGATGCATGGAAAACAGCCCTTGAAAAGCTGATCGCAGTGTTTACTGCTAAAGCAGATGAGAACAGGGAAGTACTGCTACCCGGTTATACTCATCTCCAGCCCGCACAGCCTGTCAGCCTTGCCCATCATATGCTGGCCTATGCTTGGATGTTCAAGCGTGACCACAGCAGGGTGGTTGATTGTATTAAAAGAGCTGATGTCTGCCCGCTGGGTGCTGCTGCGCTGGCCGGAACCACCTATCCGCTTAAGCCTGCGACTTCTGCAAAATTTCTCGGCATGGAAGATACCTTCCGTAACAGCCTTGATGCTGTTTCCGATCGCGATTTCGTCATGGAAGCCATGTTTGCCGGAAGTCTGGTGATGACTCATTTGAGCCGCATTTGTGAAGAGCTGATAATCTGGGCCAACCCTTGCTTCGGCTTTATCAAGCTTCCTGATGAATTTTCCACCGGATCTTCCATCATGCCTCAGAAGAAAAACCCGGACGTTTGCGAACTTATGCGCGGTAAGACCGGACGTGTCTACGGCGATCTCTTTTCGCTGATGACCACCTGTAAAGGTCTGCCTCTGGCTTACAACCGCGACATGCAGGAAGACAAAGAGCCTTTCTTTGATTGCGATAAGACCGTACATGCTTCCGTGGTTATCATGGCTGATATGATGGATGCCATGGGTTTTAATCCTGAAAATATGGAATCTGCCCTCAAAAAGGGTTTCCTTAATGCCACTGAACTGGCTGACTATCTCGTGGGCAAGGGCATTCCCTTCCGCGAAGCGCACCATATCACCGGTTCCGCTGTAGCTAAGGCTGAAGCGGAGAGCAGGGGCCTTGAAGATATGAGCCTTGAAGATCTCAAAACTTTTTCAGATAAAATTGAAGAAGATGTCTTTGAGGTGCTTTCATATGAAGCAGCGGTAAGACGCAGGGTTTCCCCCGGAAGCACCGGACCTGAGTCCGTGGATGCTCAGATTGTCGAACTCAAGGCTTGGCTGGATAAGTAA
- a CDS encoding argininosuccinate synthase, producing the protein MSKIEKVVLAYSGGLDTSIILKWIKKEYNCEVITLTADLGQGEELDGIDEKALKTGASKAYVEDLREEFARDFIFPAFRAGVIYEGRYLLGTAIARPLIAKRMVEIAEMEGAQAVAHGATGKGNDQVRFELGAMGMNPKLTNIAPWREWDLKSRTDLMKFAEENDIEIPNTRKKPWSMDANLLHVSFEGAELEDPWNAPSPESYRYCRPIEEAPDEPEIITIDFEKGDPIAINGTKYSPAALIEKLNELGGKHGVGRVDMVENRFVGMKSRGVYETPGGTIMHVAHRDLEGLCMDREVMHLRDSLIPKYAEMLYNGFWYAPERVALQAMIDETQKTITGTVRVKLYKGNVIPEGRKSPYSLYREDLATFEEDEVYDQKDAEGFIKLVGLRLKGKTSSGSEWIKEGDVEDVD; encoded by the coding sequence ATGAGTAAAATTGAAAAAGTAGTATTGGCTTATTCCGGCGGTCTGGATACCTCCATCATCCTTAAATGGATTAAGAAGGAATACAACTGCGAAGTTATTACCCTTACTGCCGACCTCGGACAGGGTGAAGAGCTTGACGGTATTGATGAAAAAGCACTTAAGACCGGTGCTAGCAAAGCGTATGTTGAAGACCTGCGTGAAGAGTTCGCCCGGGATTTTATTTTTCCTGCTTTCCGTGCCGGTGTGATCTATGAAGGTCGTTACCTGCTCGGTACTGCCATTGCACGTCCTCTCATTGCTAAAAGAATGGTTGAGATTGCTGAAATGGAAGGCGCACAGGCTGTTGCCCACGGCGCAACCGGTAAAGGTAATGATCAGGTCCGCTTTGAACTGGGCGCAATGGGCATGAACCCCAAGCTCACGAATATCGCTCCTTGGCGTGAATGGGATCTCAAGTCCCGTACCGATCTCATGAAGTTTGCGGAAGAAAACGATATTGAGATTCCTAATACCCGCAAGAAGCCATGGTCCATGGATGCCAACCTGCTGCACGTAAGTTTTGAAGGTGCCGAGCTTGAAGATCCTTGGAATGCTCCTTCTCCTGAATCCTATCGTTACTGCCGTCCTATTGAGGAAGCACCGGATGAGCCTGAAATCATCACTATTGATTTCGAAAAGGGTGATCCTATTGCAATCAACGGCACAAAATATTCCCCGGCTGCTCTCATTGAAAAACTCAATGAGCTTGGCGGTAAACACGGCGTAGGTCGTGTGGATATGGTTGAGAACCGTTTCGTGGGCATGAAGTCCCGCGGTGTGTACGAAACTCCCGGCGGAACCATTATGCACGTTGCCCATCGTGATCTTGAAGGACTTTGCATGGACCGCGAAGTAATGCACCTTCGTGACAGCCTGATTCCCAAGTACGCTGAGATGCTTTACAACGGATTCTGGTACGCTCCCGAACGTGTTGCCCTTCAGGCAATGATCGACGAAACCCAGAAGACCATCACCGGTACTGTCCGTGTGAAACTCTACAAGGGTAACGTTATTCCCGAGGGCCGTAAGTCTCCTTACTCCCTGTACCGCGAAGACCTCGCTACTTTTGAAGAAGACGAAGTCTACGATCAAAAAGATGCTGAAGGCTTCATCAAGCTGGTGGGTCTGCGTCTCAAAGGCAAGACCTCTTCCGGTTCCGAATGGATCAAAGAAGGCGACGTCGAAGACGTAGATTAG
- the argF gene encoding ornithine carbamoyltransferase yields MIRHLLKINDVPRSELGQLLLRAKELKDNKIRNNALEGKTVIMVFEKASTRTRVSFDVAIEQLGGHSIFMTPAESQLGRSEPLEDTAQVLSRYADALVVRTFGQQKVRTLAEHSSVPVINALTDRYHPCQVLSDMLTIYERTPDLANVHVAWVGDGNNMAHSWINAAIYFPFYLTLAFPKGYEPDHDILSRALAMGAKINLSYDPAEAVKGAHYVNTDVFASMGQEEEQKKREMAFAAYQVNDKLLENADPDCKVMHCLPAHRGEEVTAEVLDGPRSIIFDQAENRLHMQKAILEWSVNGLEVDFDAVEKLLGPVQAVPHMHTIE; encoded by the coding sequence ATGATCAGACATCTTCTTAAAATAAATGATGTTCCCCGCTCAGAACTCGGTCAGCTCCTGCTGCGTGCAAAAGAGCTTAAAGATAATAAAATCAGAAATAACGCCCTTGAAGGGAAGACCGTTATCATGGTTTTTGAAAAAGCTTCCACCCGTACACGAGTTTCTTTTGACGTTGCTATTGAGCAGCTTGGCGGTCATTCCATTTTCATGACTCCGGCAGAATCCCAGCTTGGCAGAAGTGAACCGCTGGAAGATACCGCACAGGTTCTTTCTCGTTACGCAGATGCCCTTGTTGTTCGTACTTTTGGGCAACAGAAGGTCCGCACCCTTGCTGAGCACAGCTCTGTTCCGGTTATTAATGCCCTGACAGACAGGTATCACCCTTGTCAGGTTTTGAGTGATATGCTGACCATTTATGAAAGGACTCCCGATCTTGCGAATGTACACGTTGCATGGGTCGGTGACGGCAACAACATGGCTCATTCATGGATCAATGCCGCTATTTATTTTCCTTTCTACCTGACTTTGGCATTCCCTAAAGGGTATGAGCCTGATCATGACATTCTTTCCCGTGCACTTGCCATGGGGGCGAAGATCAATCTCAGCTATGACCCTGCTGAAGCTGTAAAAGGTGCTCATTACGTGAACACCGATGTTTTTGCTTCCATGGGACAGGAAGAAGAGCAGAAGAAGCGTGAAATGGCTTTTGCCGCATATCAGGTAAACGACAAGCTTCTTGAAAATGCAGACCCCGATTGTAAGGTGATGCATTGCCTGCCCGCACACCGTGGCGAAGAAGTTACAGCTGAAGTCCTCGATGGACCTAGATCAATCATTTTTGATCAGGCTGAAAACAGATTGCACATGCAGAAAGCTATCCTTGAATGGTCAGTAAACGGTCTTGAAGTTGATTTCGATGCAGTTGAAAAACTTCTCGGACCTGTGCAGGCTGTTCCGCACATGCATACTATTGAGTAA
- the ybeY gene encoding rRNA maturation RNase YbeY has product MADMLLEVLGAAGFDFDLKIVDDAAIAEVNEEFLGCVGPTNVLSFPFSETPDLGKNNFLGEIVLSVDTLVRETRLYGQQPEEHTVRLLAHAMLHLAGYDHGPEMYSLTDTAVESVAPVFRQRILGWQ; this is encoded by the coding sequence ATGGCTGACATGTTGCTTGAGGTTCTGGGGGCAGCTGGCTTTGACTTTGATCTTAAAATCGTCGATGATGCCGCCATTGCTGAAGTTAATGAAGAATTTTTGGGCTGCGTCGGTCCGACCAATGTGCTCAGCTTTCCTTTTTCCGAGACTCCTGATCTGGGAAAAAATAATTTTTTAGGAGAAATAGTTTTGTCTGTGGATACTCTTGTCCGTGAAACAAGGCTCTACGGCCAGCAGCCGGAAGAGCACACTGTAAGGCTGCTGGCGCACGCGATGCTGCACCTTGCCGGGTATGATCACGGTCCTGAAATGTATTCACTTACCGACACTGCTGTTGAATCCGTTGCGCCTGTTTTTCGACAGCGAATTTTGGGTTGGCAATAG
- a CDS encoding PhoH family protein has translation MADKEKFRVKLEFDNVGLASVLFGAQNANLDLISRQSGVRIESRGNSLQLISENEELIDPVAKSFTQLYKLLKSGKEVFPQDVEAAYRILCRDPQADLIKIFRDELFAVSPKKTLTPRTLTQRAYFSAIRENDMVFSVGPAGTGKTYLAVAMAVYALQRKEVNRIILTRPAVEAGEKLGFLPGDLVDKVNPYMRPLYDALYDMLDMGKVQDMIEENIIEIAPLAFMRGRTLSNAFVILDEAQNTTPEQMKMFITRLGFGSKAVVTGDITQIDLPNRDPSGLVEAVNILRDVRGISFIKFEDTDVIRHPLVARIVKAYDSYECRGDK, from the coding sequence ATGGCAGATAAAGAAAAGTTTCGGGTTAAGCTTGAGTTTGATAATGTGGGACTGGCCAGCGTGCTCTTCGGTGCCCAGAATGCAAACCTTGATCTTATTTCACGCCAATCCGGTGTCAGGATAGAGAGCAGGGGCAATTCCTTGCAACTTATATCTGAGAATGAAGAGCTTATCGATCCGGTGGCAAAATCATTTACTCAGCTCTATAAGCTGCTCAAGTCCGGTAAAGAGGTTTTTCCGCAGGATGTGGAGGCCGCTTACCGCATACTCTGCCGTGATCCACAGGCTGACCTGATTAAAATTTTCCGGGATGAGCTATTTGCTGTTTCCCCTAAGAAAACCCTTACTCCGCGCACTTTGACCCAACGGGCTTATTTTTCCGCAATTCGTGAAAACGATATGGTATTCTCCGTTGGTCCTGCCGGAACCGGTAAGACTTATCTTGCTGTTGCCATGGCGGTTTATGCCTTGCAGCGTAAGGAAGTTAACAGGATTATCCTGACCCGTCCTGCTGTTGAGGCCGGGGAAAAGCTTGGCTTTTTGCCCGGTGATCTGGTGGATAAGGTTAATCCGTATATGCGTCCCCTCTACGATGCTCTGTACGATATGCTTGATATGGGCAAGGTGCAGGATATGATTGAGGAAAATATTATTGAGATCGCACCGCTGGCCTTTATGCGCGGGCGGACGCTTTCCAATGCCTTTGTCATTCTTGATGAGGCGCAGAACACTACGCCTGAACAGATGAAGATGTTTATTACCCGGCTCGGTTTCGGCTCCAAAGCAGTTGTTACCGGAGATATCACCCAAATCGACCTGCCGAATCGCGATCCTTCGGGCTTAGTGGAAGCCGTTAATATTTTGCGTGATGTGCGGGGTATCAGCTTCATAAAATTCGAAGATACTGATGTTATCCGCCATCCGTTGGTGGCCCGGATTGTCAAGGCTTACGATTCTTACGAGTGTCGGGGCGACAAGTAG
- a CDS encoding response regulator yields MPRILVVDDDPISRQVLKAMLEKEGHLVTEAEDGVKAVKGYDRNLIDLVITDIFMPEKEGVQTVRELMKENPDIKIIAVSGGSSSANYDSLDWIKMFGVKYTFTKPFNAKAILAAVDDLLGS; encoded by the coding sequence ATGCCCCGGATTCTCGTCGTAGATGATGATCCAATTTCACGTCAGGTTCTTAAAGCAATGCTTGAGAAAGAAGGGCACCTTGTTACGGAAGCCGAGGATGGAGTCAAAGCCGTAAAGGGGTACGACCGTAATCTGATTGACTTGGTTATCACAGATATTTTCATGCCGGAAAAAGAGGGTGTGCAGACTGTCAGGGAATTAATGAAAGAAAACCCGGATATAAAGATTATCGCAGTGTCCGGCGGCAGTTCCTCTGCAAACTACGATTCGCTTGATTGGATTAAAATGTTCGGAGTGAAATACACTTTTACTAAACCTTTTAATGCCAAGGCCATACTGGCTGCTGTAGATGACCTTCTTGGATCATAA
- a CDS encoding class I SAM-dependent RNA methyltransferase: protein MMDFERKSVVLVTCPKGFSPYLAEEMGRLGFKIRAELYAGVETKASLNDCMRLNLWVRCGHRVMYQLKKFKADTPDEMYNQVKDMVWENILGPDDYLTVTSSVRTETVNDSRFANVKVKDAVVDRIREKCGRRPSSGPEMSGIVVFLHWKDDECTVYLDTSGVPLSRRGYRKFPHKAPLQETLAATLIRAAKWYGRGNFVSPMCGSGTLAIEAALVALNGAPGLMREYYSFMKLPGYNPEYWDNLCIDAEDRERDSFDGKIIATDLDPEAVEAAKKNARAAGVEHHIEFDVCDFRDTQIPDGGGVVIMNPEYGERLGSRTKLEKIYAAIGDFLKNKCQGYKGLVFTGNLELAKFIGLKASRRLIFYNAKIECRLLEYEIFEGSRKSRY from the coding sequence ATGATGGATTTCGAACGTAAAAGTGTTGTGCTGGTTACTTGTCCCAAGGGCTTCAGTCCTTATCTTGCGGAAGAGATGGGGCGGCTCGGATTTAAAATACGGGCTGAGCTTTATGCCGGGGTAGAGACCAAAGCATCGCTTAACGACTGCATGCGTCTTAATCTCTGGGTCCGCTGCGGGCACCGGGTAATGTATCAGTTGAAGAAATTCAAAGCCGACACCCCGGACGAGATGTACAATCAGGTTAAGGATATGGTCTGGGAAAATATTCTTGGACCGGATGATTATCTGACCGTGACCTCATCTGTACGCACCGAGACAGTTAATGATTCCCGTTTCGCCAATGTTAAGGTTAAGGATGCTGTTGTTGACCGTATTCGCGAAAAGTGCGGGAGACGTCCTTCCTCCGGTCCCGAGATGTCCGGCATAGTTGTTTTTCTGCATTGGAAAGATGATGAATGTACCGTTTATCTGGATACTTCCGGTGTGCCTCTTTCCCGTCGCGGATACCGCAAATTCCCGCACAAGGCTCCTTTGCAGGAAACTCTGGCAGCAACTCTGATCAGGGCTGCTAAATGGTACGGTCGCGGTAATTTTGTTTCTCCCATGTGCGGTAGCGGCACTCTTGCCATTGAAGCTGCTTTGGTTGCACTTAATGGCGCACCGGGACTCATGCGTGAGTATTATTCTTTTATGAAGCTTCCCGGCTACAATCCTGAATATTGGGATAACCTCTGTATTGATGCAGAAGACAGGGAACGTGATTCTTTCGACGGAAAGATCATTGCCACGGATCTCGATCCCGAAGCGGTGGAAGCCGCCAAAAAGAATGCCCGTGCTGCCGGGGTTGAGCATCATATTGAATTTGATGTTTGCGATTTTCGGGATACGCAGATTCCTGACGGGGGTGGGGTGGTAATTATGAACCCTGAATACGGGGAGCGTCTTGGTAGCCGGACCAAGCTGGAAAAGATCTATGCTGCAATCGGTGATTTTTTGAAAAATAAATGTCAGGGATACAAGGGATTGGTTTTTACCGGAAATCTTGAATTGGCAAAATTCATTGGCCTTAAAGCTTCAAGACGATTGATTTTTTATAATGCAAAGATCGAATGCAGGCTGCTGGAGTATGAAATTTTTGAGGGTAGTCGTAAGTCGCGCTATTAA
- a CDS encoding HAMP domain-containing protein, with product MSIKWKVIAGLVSALTITGGIILTAVSINFHDSTNEKIIESTTKQLELLDSEIAIFMKETEANTLMLSWTPDAAEADQISTSFIGRTGDMISPAPIAGDSVGESLKENYVSVLQSHPKYLNAYIGTRNGGMIVGNDSKLPSGYDPRNRPWYKDAMKNPDKATTSSIYQSTTGDAMLTSVKAVKNRGEIVGVVGLDFSLQDITDRLAGVKFGNHGYIVLLQDDGTVIADPKFPQHNFKKIYELNDDGYAELFNLNKGHKQLFIGSEEYIAVVFTSPTNGWKYLGLVNETEIMQPVYQNAIYSFALIFLCMTIAALSMWFFINRVIIRPLDSIVTNLGKNANGDFTERTEENSDDEIGDIQKSLNITSDKLADTIANVASGSELVAAGSEELSAAAQSLSEGATEQAASLEELCSLMEIMASATKSNADNAGTTEKIASAAAINAESTGKAVNETVEAMKEIADRISIIEEIARQTNLLALNAAIEAARAGEHGKGFAVVASEVRKLAERSGQAAAEISDFSSSSVHLAENAGEMLQAIVPDIQKTAELVQEISSASAEQDSSAMQVNNSLKQLDQTVQQNAAAAEEMTSTAESLSSEASHLQHTVDFFKVRSHAVDQHIPISSGANDQAVHYYTPELETRQFTRPPLPASQQIRDHGFERF from the coding sequence ATGTCAATCAAATGGAAAGTTATTGCTGGCCTTGTCTCAGCATTAACAATTACCGGTGGAATAATTCTAACTGCAGTCAGTATAAACTTTCATGACTCAACAAATGAAAAGATCATTGAATCAACAACAAAACAACTTGAACTTCTGGATAGCGAAATAGCAATCTTCATGAAGGAAACAGAAGCGAATACCCTGATGCTTTCATGGACTCCAGATGCCGCAGAGGCAGATCAAATCAGCACTTCTTTTATAGGCAGAACCGGCGACATGATCTCCCCGGCCCCTATCGCAGGAGATTCTGTTGGCGAGAGCTTAAAAGAAAACTACGTATCCGTACTTCAGTCGCATCCCAAATACCTCAATGCCTACATCGGGACACGAAACGGAGGAATGATTGTCGGCAACGATTCCAAGCTACCCTCCGGATACGATCCAAGAAATCGCCCATGGTATAAAGATGCAATGAAGAACCCTGACAAAGCCACGACATCGAGTATTTACCAATCAACGACAGGAGATGCCATGCTGACTTCAGTCAAGGCGGTAAAGAATAGAGGAGAAATCGTCGGTGTTGTGGGACTGGACTTTTCCCTTCAGGACATCACTGACCGATTGGCAGGAGTTAAATTCGGAAATCACGGGTACATAGTATTGCTCCAAGATGATGGAACGGTTATCGCCGACCCTAAATTCCCCCAACACAACTTCAAAAAGATTTATGAACTCAATGATGATGGATATGCAGAGTTATTCAACTTAAATAAAGGCCACAAGCAGCTATTCATCGGTTCAGAAGAATATATTGCCGTGGTATTCACATCCCCGACAAACGGATGGAAATATCTGGGGCTGGTCAATGAAACTGAAATCATGCAACCTGTTTACCAAAATGCAATTTATTCATTTGCACTCATATTCTTATGCATGACAATTGCTGCATTGAGTATGTGGTTCTTCATAAATCGCGTAATTATTCGTCCTCTAGATTCTATAGTCACTAATCTTGGCAAAAACGCAAACGGAGATTTTACTGAACGGACTGAGGAAAACAGCGATGATGAGATCGGAGATATCCAGAAATCACTGAATATAACTTCAGACAAACTTGCTGACACCATAGCAAACGTAGCATCAGGAAGTGAACTTGTTGCTGCAGGCAGTGAAGAGCTTTCAGCTGCAGCTCAATCCTTATCAGAAGGTGCCACCGAGCAGGCTGCTTCACTTGAAGAGCTATGCTCCTTAATGGAAATTATGGCCTCCGCCACCAAATCCAATGCCGATAATGCAGGCACAACAGAAAAGATTGCCTCTGCTGCTGCAATAAATGCGGAATCCACTGGCAAAGCTGTCAATGAGACAGTTGAAGCAATGAAAGAAATTGCTGACAGAATCTCAATCATTGAAGAAATCGCCAGACAAACCAACCTTCTCGCTCTCAACGCTGCAATTGAGGCTGCCAGAGCAGGAGAACATGGTAAAGGATTTGCTGTTGTAGCGAGTGAAGTCAGAAAACTTGCAGAGAGATCCGGGCAGGCAGCAGCAGAAATAAGCGATTTTTCATCCTCAAGCGTACATCTGGCTGAGAATGCAGGCGAAATGCTTCAGGCTATTGTTCCGGATATCCAAAAGACAGCAGAGCTGGTACAGGAGATAAGCAGTGCAAGTGCTGAGCAGGATTCAAGTGCAATGCAGGTCAACAATTCCCTGAAACAACTTGATCAGACAGTACAGCAAAATGCCGCAGCTGCTGAAGAAATGACCTCTACCGCTGAAAGTCTTTCGTCTGAGGCATCACACCTTCAGCATACTGTAGATTTCTTCAAAGTTCGCAGCCATGCTGTAGACCAGCACATTCCAATATCTTCAGGAGCAAACGACCAAGCCGTCCATTACTACACTCCTGAACTTGAAACCAGACAATTCACGCGTCCTCCCCTTCCCGCTTCGCAACAGATCAGGGATCACGGCTTCGAAAGATTCTAA